The following are encoded together in the Sulfuricurvum sp. genome:
- a CDS encoding transglycosylase SLT domain-containing protein: protein MMKSLSLLVLFVCASLADNTNDTMSPKQLHVLQTVRNVAKNIPDKNGKTYENMVSAICLTESSAGKNTIGDFHNHRSITKASLGAMQIRVSTARHVSQNIKALNWLNNLSDIQLAARLLGDTQLSAKVATYYLVLLHNSRGNSFNAISGYNGGMVNHTYYNKIMYNSAVVAQLVSSGKLS, encoded by the coding sequence ATGATGAAATCACTTTCATTACTAGTTCTCTTTGTATGTGCATCATTAGCCGATAATACAAATGACACGATGAGCCCAAAGCAACTTCATGTATTGCAAACGGTTCGAAACGTTGCCAAAAATATTCCCGATAAAAATGGGAAAACCTATGAAAATATGGTTAGTGCTATCTGTTTAACCGAGAGTAGCGCCGGCAAAAATACAATCGGTGATTTTCATAATCATCGCTCGATTACCAAAGCATCATTGGGAGCAATGCAAATCCGTGTTTCAACTGCACGTCATGTTTCTCAAAATATTAAAGCTCTAAATTGGTTGAACAATCTAAGCGATATTCAACTCGCAGCACGACTTCTAGGTGATACTCAACTCTCCGCAAAAGTAGCAACCTATTATCTAGTTTTGTTGCATAACAGCCGTGGAAACTCTTTTAATGCGATAAGCGGCTATAACGGCGGAATGGTCAATCATACATACTATAATAAAATTATGTACAATAGTGCCGTCGTGGCTCAACTCGTTTCTTCAGGAAAACTCTCTTAG